Proteins encoded in a region of the Aptenodytes patagonicus chromosome Z, bAptPat1.pri.cur, whole genome shotgun sequence genome:
- the SLC25A46 gene encoding mitochondrial outer membrane protein SLC25A46: MHPRRPEGFDGLGYRGGGREEPGPGARPFGSASELGHWVTSPPDIPGSRNLHWGEKTPPYGAGTPLGGAGLNEEPNLGAGGPGAEQLNRFAGFGIGLASLFTENVLAHPCIVLRRQCQVNYHARNYHLTPFTIVNIMYSINKTQGPRALWKGMGSTFIVQGITLGTEGIISEFTPLPRELSHKWNLKQIGGHLLLKGLTHVIAMPFYSASLIETVQSEIIRDNPGILDCVKEGIGRVVGMGVPHSKRLLPLMVLTFPTALHGVLHYVISSIVQKLVLFVLKRDNSHNLPTESSTSVQSMLDAYFPELIASFAASLCADVMLYPLETVLHRLHIQGTRTIIDNTDLGYEVLPINTQYEGMRDCINTIKREEGMLGFYKGFGAVIVQYTLHVAVLQLTKIIYSTLLQNVS; this comes from the exons aTGCACCCGCGGCGCCCCGAGGGCTTCGACGGCCTGGGCTAccgcgggggcggccgggaggAGCCGGGCCCCGGCGCCAGGCCCTTCGGCAGCGCCTCGGAGCTGGGCCACTGGGTGACCAGCCCGCCCGACATCCCCGGCAGCCGCAACCTGCACTGGGGGGAGAAGACGCCGCCGTACGGGGCGGGGACCCCCCTGGGGGGCGCCGGCCTCAACGAGGAGCCGAACctcggggcgggcggccccggcgccg agcagttgAACAGATTTGCAGGCTTTGGTATTGGCCTTGCAAG cctaTTTACAGAAAATGTGTTGGCACATCCTTGCATTGTTCTACGTCGTCAGTGTCAG gTTAACTATCACGCTCGGAATTATCATCTCACTCCCTTTACTATTGTCAATATCATGTACAGCATCAATAAGACACAG GGTCCAAGAGCTCTCTGGAAAGGAATGGGCAGCACTTTCATTGTTCAGGGCATAACCCTGGGAACAGAAGGCATCATCAGTGAATTTACACCTTTGCCAAG gGAGCTTTCACATAAATGGAACCTCAAGCAGATAGGTGGACACCTTCTACTCAAAGG TTTAACACATGTGATAGCAATGCCTTTTTATTCTGCGAGCCTGATTGAAACTGTACAG AGCGAAATAATTCGAGATAATCCTGGCATCCTGGACTGTGTGAAAGAAGGAATCGGCAGAGTTGTAGGCATGGGAGTACCCCATAGCAAGCGTCTCCTTCCTCTGATGGTCTTGACTTTTCCAACTGCTCTACATGGAGTTCTTCACTACGTCATCAGTTCCATCGTCCAgaagcttgttttgtttgttctgaagAGGGATAATTCCCACAACCTTCCAACTGAGAGCTCCACTTCTGTGCAGAGCATGCTGGATGCGTATTTTCCAGAACTTATTGCTAGCTTTGCTGCTAGCCTTTGTGCTGATGTCATGCTTTACCCACTGGAGACAGTTTTACACCGCCTTCATATTCAAGGGACACGCACAATAATTGACAATACAGACCTTGGCTATGAAGTGCTTCCGATCAATACTCAGTATGAGGGAATGAGAGACTGCATAAATACTATAAAACGGGAAGAAGGAATGCTAGGTTTTTATAAAGGATTTGGAGCTGTTATAGTGCAGTATACCTTGCATGTGGCAGTTTTACAGCTTACCAAAATTATTTACTCAACACTGCTTCAAAATGTTTCTTAA